The following are from one region of the Egicoccus sp. AB-alg6-2 genome:
- a CDS encoding response regulator, which translates to MIRLVLADDQELVREGLRTILGSEPDLEVVGEAADGDEAVRQARLLRPDLVVIDVRMPGTDGLQATRTLLEANGWRPRVLVLTTFDLDEYVFEALRAGASGFALKSAPRHQLVAAIRMAAEGDLALAPAVTRRLVERFGATEVRPTLPATLTVREAEVLELVARGLSNAEIAAHLHLATTTVKTHLSSLLLKLRVRDRIQLVITAYEHGIVAPGADRPDRSGRPS; encoded by the coding sequence GTGATCCGGCTGGTGTTGGCCGACGACCAGGAGCTGGTCCGCGAGGGACTGCGCACCATCCTCGGGTCCGAGCCCGACCTCGAGGTGGTCGGGGAGGCCGCCGACGGCGACGAAGCCGTGCGACAGGCACGCCTGCTGCGTCCGGACCTGGTGGTCATCGACGTCCGCATGCCGGGCACCGACGGGCTCCAGGCGACCCGGACGCTGCTGGAAGCCAACGGCTGGCGACCCCGCGTGCTCGTGCTCACGACCTTCGACCTCGACGAGTACGTGTTCGAGGCGCTGCGGGCCGGTGCCAGCGGTTTCGCACTCAAGTCGGCGCCCCGGCACCAGCTCGTCGCCGCGATCCGGATGGCCGCCGAGGGCGACCTGGCGTTGGCCCCGGCGGTCACCCGCCGGCTGGTCGAGCGCTTCGGCGCCACCGAGGTGCGCCCGACGCTGCCGGCAACACTCACGGTCCGGGAAGCCGAGGTCCTCGAGCTCGTGGCGCGTGGCCTCTCCAACGCCGAGATCGCCGCCCATCTGCACCTCGCGACGACCACGGTCAAGACCCACCTGAGCAGCCTGTTGCTCAAGTTGCGGGTTCGCGACCGCATCCAGCTCGTCATCACCGCCTACGAGCACGGCATCGTCGCGCCCGGCGCCGACCGACCCGACCGATCGGGTCGGCCGTCGTGA
- a CDS encoding sensor histidine kinase has product MLRAWWPVPLVLVLDQITPGMAGVGTLAPLPAALFSLGHAVPLRWRGTRPVLVAAAVVSTSLLQALSTGPTLAFGSWVALMVAVFAVANGARRAVAAGTLAGVLAVVGIIAALTEPEAPLVDAVFPIVYFGGAWAAGRLVRSRRLAAVRLAALADSLAREREETARLAVAAARGRMSREVHDIVAHSLGIIVLQAEAADALLERDAAAVRRPLTIIQDTGRQALDELRRMLDLLGADDGTSPLPGLVDVPDLVAGFVRVGLPVALEVNGDLDAAPPGLGLTVYRLVQESLTNVLKHTDAAGCTVAVTVGPALVEVVVADTGPRRSDGPAVTGSGRGLVGMRERVESFDGELLCGPTADGGFEVTARLPLVSEAVV; this is encoded by the coding sequence GTGCTGCGCGCATGGTGGCCGGTACCGCTGGTGCTCGTGCTGGACCAGATCACGCCGGGGATGGCGGGCGTGGGCACGTTGGCGCCACTACCGGCCGCGCTGTTCTCCCTCGGTCACGCCGTGCCGCTGCGCTGGCGGGGGACCCGGCCGGTCCTGGTCGCTGCCGCGGTGGTCTCGACGTCGCTGCTCCAGGCGCTGTCGACCGGGCCGACCCTGGCGTTCGGCTCCTGGGTGGCACTCATGGTGGCCGTGTTCGCCGTCGCCAACGGCGCACGACGGGCGGTGGCGGCGGGCACCCTGGCGGGGGTGCTCGCCGTGGTCGGCATCATCGCCGCCTTGACCGAGCCGGAAGCTCCGCTCGTCGACGCGGTGTTTCCGATCGTCTACTTCGGTGGAGCGTGGGCTGCCGGCCGTCTGGTCCGCAGTCGTCGCCTCGCCGCGGTGCGACTTGCCGCACTGGCCGACTCGCTGGCTCGGGAGCGTGAGGAGACGGCGAGGTTGGCCGTCGCCGCCGCGCGTGGCCGCATGTCCCGTGAGGTCCACGACATCGTGGCGCACTCGCTGGGAATCATCGTGCTGCAGGCCGAAGCCGCGGACGCGCTCCTCGAGCGTGATGCCGCCGCGGTCCGCCGTCCGCTGACCATCATCCAGGACACCGGTCGCCAGGCCCTGGACGAGCTACGGCGCATGCTCGACCTGCTGGGCGCCGACGACGGCACGAGCCCGCTGCCCGGCCTGGTCGACGTGCCCGATCTGGTCGCCGGGTTCGTGCGGGTCGGACTCCCGGTGGCGCTGGAGGTGAACGGCGATCTCGACGCGGCGCCGCCTGGCCTGGGACTGACTGTGTACCGGTTGGTGCAGGAGTCGCTGACCAACGTGCTCAAGCACACCGACGCCGCCGGATGCACCGTCGCCGTGACGGTCGGCCCTGCGCTGGTCGAGGTGGTCGTCGCCGACACCGGGCCACGACGCTCCGACGGCCCGGCGGTCACGGGCAGTGGGCGTGGACTCGTGGGGATGCGCGAGCGCGTCGAGTCCTTCGACGGCGAGCTTCTCTGCGGTCCGACCGCCGATGGCGGGTTCGAGGTGACCGCGCGGCTGCCGTTGGTCTCGGAGGCGGTCGTGTGA
- a CDS encoding AAA family ATPase, translating to MTPITARSTHELLEREAPLRALDAALEEARRGRGSLVLISGEPGIGKSALLSHFARERDRSARVLVGLCDDLAIPRPLGPFRDLADALSPDLAETLGGGSIPGEFATRLLRELRAGPTPTVLALEDVHWADQATVDALTVVARRLRELPVLLVLTLRPGELEPDDPLRPAIDAMQRTTTFHVELAPLSRAAVEQLAGDDTERIYELTRGNPFFVMELLAHGTEPPPPSLANAVLGRVARLDAPARALLELISVVPGRVPIRLLDLAEPEWVAAAAPAERRRLLTSDAEYVRFRHELTRAAIRSSLPYGRRRLLHRRILDALLQVDADPAEVVHHAEGAGDTEVVAGHALLAARHAAATGANREAFAHYQRTADLAVERRSAVEQAALFEELAHSAWLTGHLDEAIAAVSRAIDLAEQLGDTAAHGRCSSFRAHLHWFGGDGQAAWRDACAGVRSLEASGAPLELARAYAQSAELSMLASRADEALRWGQRAMQLAGSDPEIRARAIGAIGGAQLQLDIDNVDPVLEGLEVACRARLHEQAVFSLVALAYINLLWVKPDLARTHAEQSSAYAREHELDGMATFVDGLLSWLDLRAGRSGRALSRLPTDDIRTVSPGTIAEQQARMVRTEFAVRRGEGDIDEWLRRVAVAADRTGKLSRIGPVLELQIERALTCDAPLPIERFAEVADIVGSQALAAGCGAGRIAGWASVCGISTLFSGKAPAPHAAMIAGDWQGAADAFGAVGWHHDRALMLSLLDTAEALTEALAIARSLDAVPLEERVCRRLHEVGLPVPRGPLAATQANPAQLTGRQLEVLREVRRGHGNARIAELLHISPRTVEHHVAGIFTKLGVSSRAEAVARCADLGIT from the coding sequence GTGACGCCGATCACGGCGAGAAGCACGCACGAGCTGTTGGAGCGCGAGGCGCCGCTTCGTGCGCTGGATGCTGCGCTCGAGGAGGCACGGCGTGGGCGGGGCTCGCTGGTACTGATCAGCGGTGAACCGGGTATCGGGAAGTCGGCGCTGCTCTCGCATTTCGCGCGCGAGCGCGACCGCTCGGCTCGGGTGTTGGTCGGCCTCTGTGACGACCTGGCCATCCCGCGCCCGCTGGGTCCGTTCCGCGACCTCGCGGACGCGCTCTCGCCGGATCTCGCCGAAACCCTCGGTGGAGGGAGCATCCCCGGTGAGTTCGCCACGCGGCTGCTTCGCGAGCTCCGTGCCGGGCCGACGCCGACGGTCCTGGCCCTCGAGGACGTCCACTGGGCGGATCAGGCCACGGTCGATGCGCTCACCGTCGTCGCCAGGCGCCTGCGGGAGCTACCGGTGCTGCTGGTCCTCACGCTCCGGCCGGGCGAACTGGAGCCGGACGACCCGCTGCGCCCGGCCATCGACGCCATGCAGCGCACGACCACGTTCCACGTCGAGCTCGCGCCGCTTTCGCGTGCCGCCGTCGAACAGCTCGCCGGGGACGACACCGAGCGGATCTACGAGTTGACCCGTGGCAATCCCTTCTTCGTGATGGAACTGCTGGCGCACGGCACGGAACCACCGCCGCCGTCACTTGCCAACGCGGTGCTTGGCCGGGTGGCTCGTCTGGACGCCCCGGCCCGCGCCCTGCTGGAGCTGATCTCGGTGGTGCCTGGACGCGTGCCCATCCGCCTGCTCGATCTCGCCGAACCCGAGTGGGTCGCCGCCGCCGCGCCGGCCGAGCGACGCCGCCTGCTGACGAGCGATGCGGAGTACGTGCGGTTCCGACATGAACTCACCCGGGCGGCGATCCGCTCCAGCCTTCCGTACGGCCGCCGTCGCCTCCTGCACCGGCGCATCCTCGATGCCCTGCTGCAGGTCGACGCCGATCCGGCGGAGGTCGTGCACCACGCGGAGGGCGCGGGCGACACGGAGGTGGTCGCGGGGCACGCGCTGCTCGCCGCCCGTCACGCGGCCGCGACCGGGGCGAACCGCGAGGCGTTCGCGCACTACCAGCGGACGGCGGATCTCGCCGTCGAACGACGATCGGCAGTGGAGCAGGCGGCGCTGTTCGAGGAGCTCGCGCACAGCGCCTGGCTGACCGGCCACCTCGACGAGGCGATCGCAGCCGTGTCGCGCGCCATCGATCTGGCGGAGCAGCTCGGGGACACGGCGGCGCACGGTCGTTGCTCGAGCTTCCGTGCCCATCTCCACTGGTTCGGGGGCGACGGTCAGGCGGCGTGGCGCGATGCGTGTGCGGGGGTGCGGAGCCTCGAGGCGTCGGGGGCACCCCTCGAGCTCGCCCGCGCGTACGCCCAGTCGGCTGAACTGAGCATGCTCGCCAGCCGCGCCGACGAAGCGCTGCGTTGGGGGCAGCGGGCGATGCAGCTCGCCGGATCGGATCCGGAGATCCGGGCCCGTGCCATTGGCGCGATCGGCGGCGCGCAGCTGCAGCTCGACATCGACAACGTCGATCCCGTGCTGGAGGGCCTGGAGGTCGCCTGCCGAGCGCGTCTCCATGAGCAGGCGGTCTTCTCGCTCGTCGCGCTGGCGTACATCAACCTGCTGTGGGTGAAGCCGGATCTGGCGCGGACACACGCCGAGCAGAGCAGCGCGTACGCCAGAGAGCACGAGTTGGACGGCATGGCGACCTTCGTCGACGGGTTGCTGTCCTGGCTCGACCTGCGTGCCGGTCGTTCCGGGCGGGCGCTGAGCCGCCTACCGACCGACGACATCCGCACGGTCTCGCCAGGAACCATCGCCGAACAGCAAGCCAGGATGGTGCGCACCGAGTTCGCCGTGCGCCGTGGCGAGGGCGACATCGACGAGTGGCTCCGTCGCGTCGCCGTCGCGGCAGACCGAACGGGCAAGTTGAGCCGGATCGGACCGGTGCTCGAGTTGCAGATCGAACGGGCGCTGACGTGCGACGCGCCGCTTCCCATCGAGCGGTTCGCTGAGGTGGCCGACATCGTCGGGAGCCAGGCACTCGCGGCGGGCTGTGGCGCTGGCAGGATCGCTGGCTGGGCGTCCGTGTGCGGGATATCGACGCTGTTCTCGGGCAAGGCCCCGGCACCGCACGCGGCGATGATCGCCGGTGACTGGCAGGGCGCGGCGGATGCATTCGGGGCGGTGGGGTGGCACCACGACCGCGCCCTGATGCTGTCGTTGCTCGACACCGCGGAAGCTTTGACCGAAGCCCTGGCCATCGCACGCTCGCTCGATGCCGTCCCGCTGGAAGAGCGGGTCTGTCGCCGTCTGCACGAGGTCGGCTTGCCCGTTCCCCGCGGCCCGCTCGCGGCCACGCAGGCCAACCCCGCGCAGCTGACCGGACGACAGCTCGAGGTGCTGCGTGAGGTACGGCGCGGACACGGCAACGCGCGGATCGCGGAACTGCTGCACATCTCGCCCCGAACCGTCGAGCATCACGTGGCGGGAATCTTCACCAAGCTCGGCGTGTCGTCGCGCGCGGAGGCCGTCGCGCGTTGCGCCGACCTCGGCATCACCTAG
- a CDS encoding OsmC family protein, translating into MTTTTNTRSTDNGIDLSRLVETIEAIGDDPSLATFTFRARSTWQDGTYNVGHIGTFTHAGAEDESRAASFVLHGDEPPVLLGANKGPNAVELLLQGLAFCYAVGYVANAAAKGIEITRMEYEIEGDFDVRAFLGLEGARPGLSRVRATGRVSSPNATPEQLEELCRYVQDTSPVRDSLANPVEIETTLEVV; encoded by the coding sequence GTGACCACCACGACGAACACCCGAAGCACGGACAACGGGATCGACCTGAGCCGGCTGGTCGAGACCATCGAAGCGATCGGCGACGACCCGAGCCTGGCGACGTTCACGTTCCGTGCCCGTAGCACCTGGCAGGACGGCACCTACAACGTCGGCCACATCGGCACGTTCACACACGCCGGCGCCGAGGACGAGAGCCGAGCGGCCTCCTTCGTCCTCCACGGAGACGAGCCACCCGTTCTGCTGGGTGCCAACAAGGGCCCCAACGCCGTCGAACTGCTCCTGCAGGGACTCGCCTTCTGCTACGCGGTCGGCTACGTGGCGAATGCGGCCGCCAAGGGCATCGAGATCACCCGCATGGAGTACGAGATCGAAGGCGACTTCGACGTGCGCGCGTTCCTCGGTCTCGAGGGCGCCCGGCCCGGGCTCTCCCGTGTCCGCGCGACGGGCCGGGTCTCCAGCCCCAACGCCACCCCGGAACAGCTCGAGGAGCTGTGCCGCTACGTGCAGGACACCTCGCCGGTGCGCGACTCGCTCGCCAACCCGGTGGAGATCGAGACGACGCTCGAGGTCGTCTGA
- a CDS encoding methyltransferase domain-containing protein encodes MTAATPTPIDPEELLVKVKAMYRAVAEAPHDEFHFETGRPLAERLGYPPETLDLLPHGAIESFAGVGYFFDLARLEPGLEVLDLGSGAGMDAFFAAQQVGSDGRVVGIDMTDEQLAKAERLRAEHDIGNVTFQQGRIEHLPFEEASFDVVISNGVINLAPEKDTVFAEAARVLRPGGALAIADIVTDVPLTEAIVSNVDLWASCIGGAPQQRAYQQAMEGAGLHVALTKSNPYQFLSDQARGASDTFGVKSVSVLARKEEGR; translated from the coding sequence ATGACTGCCGCCACCCCCACACCGATCGACCCCGAGGAACTGCTCGTCAAGGTCAAGGCCATGTATCGGGCGGTTGCGGAGGCCCCGCACGACGAGTTCCACTTCGAGACCGGGCGGCCACTCGCCGAACGCCTCGGGTATCCGCCAGAGACCCTCGACCTGCTCCCCCATGGTGCGATCGAGTCCTTCGCCGGGGTCGGCTACTTCTTCGACCTCGCCCGGCTCGAACCGGGCCTCGAGGTGCTCGATCTGGGCTCGGGCGCCGGCATGGACGCCTTCTTCGCGGCGCAGCAGGTCGGGAGCGACGGACGCGTCGTCGGCATCGACATGACCGACGAGCAGTTGGCGAAGGCCGAGCGTCTGCGCGCGGAACACGACATCGGCAACGTCACGTTCCAGCAGGGCCGCATCGAGCACCTGCCGTTCGAGGAAGCGAGCTTCGACGTCGTCATCTCCAACGGCGTCATCAACCTCGCGCCCGAGAAGGACACGGTGTTCGCCGAGGCCGCCCGCGTGCTGCGCCCCGGCGGCGCACTGGCGATCGCCGACATCGTCACGGACGTACCGCTGACCGAGGCCATCGTCTCCAACGTGGATCTGTGGGCATCCTGCATCGGCGGTGCGCCGCAGCAGCGTGCCTACCAACAGGCGATGGAAGGCGCGGGCCTGCACGTCGCACTGACCAAGAGCAACCCGTACCAGTTCCTCTCCGACCAGGCGCGAGGCGCCAGTGACACCTTCGGCGTCAAGAGTGTCTCCGTCCTGGCCCGGAAGGAAGAAGGCCGCTGA
- a CDS encoding response regulator, which translates to MAIRVLIADDQDIVRAGLAMLLGAQPDIEVVGEAADGLHAVTLARELRPDVCLFDIRMPYLDGIEATRQLAGPGVGEPLAIVVITTFDLDEYVHGALKAGARGFLLKDAGPALLTQAIHAAARGDALIAPNITVRLLATFADAHTGPPPAPPVEPLTPREEELLVRVARGRTNREIADELHISISTVKTHLAALMRKLSARNRVEIAMWAHETGRLRV; encoded by the coding sequence GTGGCCATCCGCGTGCTCATCGCCGACGACCAGGACATCGTGCGGGCCGGGCTGGCCATGCTCCTCGGCGCCCAGCCCGACATCGAGGTCGTCGGCGAGGCCGCCGACGGTCTGCACGCCGTCACCCTCGCCCGTGAGCTGCGGCCCGACGTGTGCCTGTTCGACATCCGCATGCCGTACCTCGACGGCATCGAGGCCACCCGGCAGCTCGCGGGTCCCGGTGTCGGTGAACCGCTCGCGATCGTCGTCATCACCACCTTCGACCTCGACGAGTACGTCCACGGCGCGTTGAAGGCCGGCGCCCGCGGATTCCTGCTCAAGGACGCCGGCCCCGCACTGCTGACCCAGGCCATCCACGCTGCCGCGCGAGGTGACGCCCTGATCGCCCCGAACATCACGGTGCGGTTGCTCGCGACCTTCGCCGACGCCCACACCGGTCCGCCGCCGGCACCGCCCGTCGAGCCGCTCACCCCCCGGGAGGAGGAGCTGTTGGTCCGTGTCGCGCGTGGGCGAACCAACCGCGAGATCGCCGACGAACTCCACATCAGCATCAGCACGGTCAAGACCCATCTCGCGGCCCTGATGCGCAAGCTCTCGGCACGCAACCGCGTCGAGATCGCGATGTGGGCCCACGAGACCGGCCGGCTCCGCGTCTGA
- a CDS encoding sensor histidine kinase — translation MVGHGISAFWDEPRPTYAPARVWRDWALVGAVAVASVVEVGVREDRTGLPVALAVSAVVGLTLLWRRTRPLAAVAVAFGTLIVFDVARIFVMEASGLASIAAVLVLPYALCRWASGREAGIGLVVIIAWLGITHVADPTSVAEVVAGYGFFLCSAAVGASIRFHDTTRQRDVEQARLRQRHDLARDLHDAVGHHVSGIVLQAQAGRALADNDPERALTVLATIEEAASRALEEMRAVVGVLRDGNGPDLAPQPDVHHLEQLARHDGSPRIEVARCGDFADLPQPVGVALYRIAQEAVTNATRHAHNATRVTIEVTDRLGEVRLTVRDDGDPVAVRHPTTGPGFGLVGMRERAALLGGTVHAGPAPDRGWIVDATLPRRTRAVDPADAADAAERSV, via the coding sequence ATGGTCGGTCACGGCATCTCGGCGTTCTGGGACGAACCGCGTCCCACGTATGCGCCCGCCCGCGTGTGGCGCGACTGGGCCCTCGTCGGCGCGGTCGCGGTCGCGTCGGTCGTCGAGGTGGGGGTCCGCGAGGATCGGACCGGACTGCCGGTCGCCCTGGCGGTCAGCGCCGTGGTCGGCCTCACCCTGCTGTGGCGGCGCACTCGCCCCCTTGCCGCCGTCGCGGTCGCGTTCGGCACGCTCATCGTGTTCGACGTGGCACGGATCTTCGTGATGGAGGCGAGTGGGCTGGCCAGCATCGCGGCGGTGCTCGTGCTGCCCTATGCGCTGTGCCGTTGGGCGTCAGGCCGCGAAGCGGGTATCGGGCTCGTGGTCATCATCGCCTGGCTCGGGATCACCCATGTCGCGGACCCGACGAGTGTGGCCGAGGTGGTGGCCGGGTACGGGTTCTTCCTGTGCTCGGCGGCGGTGGGCGCCTCCATCCGGTTCCACGACACCACCCGCCAGCGCGACGTCGAGCAGGCGAGGCTCCGGCAACGACACGACCTGGCCCGCGACCTGCACGACGCCGTCGGCCACCACGTGTCGGGCATCGTCCTCCAGGCCCAGGCCGGACGCGCGCTGGCGGACAACGACCCCGAGCGCGCACTGACGGTGCTCGCCACCATCGAGGAAGCCGCCTCCCGGGCGTTGGAGGAGATGCGCGCCGTCGTCGGCGTCCTGCGTGACGGCAACGGACCGGATCTCGCCCCCCAGCCGGACGTGCACCACCTCGAACAGCTCGCCCGTCACGACGGCTCGCCACGCATCGAGGTGGCCCGCTGCGGCGACTTCGCCGACCTGCCGCAGCCCGTCGGTGTCGCCCTGTACCGCATCGCCCAGGAGGCGGTCACCAACGCGACCCGCCATGCGCACAACGCCACGCGCGTGACCATCGAGGTCACCGACAGGCTCGGCGAGGTGCGCCTGACCGTCCGCGACGACGGCGATCCGGTGGCGGTGCGCCACCCGACGACCGGGCCGGGGTTCGGCCTCGTCGGCATGCGCGAGCGCGCCGCGCTGCTCGGCGGCACGGTCCATGCCGGCCCCGCTCCCGACCGTGGCTGGATCGTGGACGCGACGCTGCCGCGGCGGACTCGGGCCGTGGACCCCGCGGATGCCGCGGATGCCGCCGAGCGGTCGGTGTAG